The Streptomyces sp. NBC_00435 nucleotide sequence TCCACCACGCCCTGGCCGTTCCGTCGCGTCGGCGTCTGATGACCCTGCTGCGGGAGGCGGACGGCCTGCTGGGCGTGGATGACATGGCCGCCGCCACGGGGCTTTCGGTGGCCACCGTCCGCCACCATCTCGCCGCTCTGGCCGAGGCGGGCCTGGTCGCGGCCACCGCCTCGGCCGGACAGGGCCGGGGCCGGCCGCGGCTGCGGTACGCGCCCACCCGCGCCGATCCGGCGCAACGGCCGGCGGAGTCCCCTTTCCGGGAGCTGGCCGAAGCCCTGGCCGAGGCGGTGGGTGGAGGCCCCGGCGCCTCCCGCGAGGCCGGACGCGGCTGGGGACGGCGACTGGCCGGGCACGGGCCGGCGGCGGAGCAGGTCTTCGCCGTGGCCGCCCGGATGGGCTTCGCCCCCCGGGACGAACCGGGGCCCGGCCCCGGTACCCGGCGGGTGCTGCTGCACGACTGCCCGTACCGCGAGCTGGCCCGCTCCCGGCCCGAGGTCGTGTGCGCCGTCCACCAGGGAGTCCTGGACGGACTGCTCGAATCCAGCGGGACCACGGCGCGGCTGCTCCCCTTCGTGGGCCCGGACCTGTGCGCGGCCGAGCTGCGCGCGGACTGACCGGCGGGAAGACTGGCCGGCGGGAGGACGGGGATCCGGTCGCCCTCCGAGGAAAGGCATCAGCCCATGCGCATCGTCTTCCCGCTCTTCCCCGGCTACACGGCGCTCGACGCCATCGGCCCGTACGAGGTGCTCCGCTTCCTGCCCGGCGTGGAGGTGCTCTTCGCCGCCGAGAGGCCGGGCCCGGTACCCGCCGACAGCGGCGCCCTGCGGATCACCGCCGACGCCGCGCTGGGCGACATCGGCTCGTGCGACATCGTGGTCGTACCGGGCGGCCCCGGCTCCCGCGCCCTCGCCGTTCCGTCCTCCCCGTACGTGCGCTGGCTGCGCGCGGTGCACCCGACCACCCGGTGGACGGCCTCCGTGTGCACCGGAGCCCTGCTGCTCGGCGCCGCCGGAATCCTCGACGGCCTGCGGGCCACGACACACTGGAACTCGATCGACCGGCTGGCGTCCTTCGGGGCCACCCCCACCGGTCAGCGGGTGGTCTTCCAGGGCAAGGTCGTCACCGCGGCCGGAGTCTCGTCGGGCATCGACATGGCACTGGAGCTCGCTGCCCGCCTCGAGGACCGGACCACGGCGGAGGCCGTCCAGCTCCTCATCGAGTACGACCCCCGGCCCCCCTTCGACAGCGGAGCGACCGGCAAGGCCACGTCGGCGGTCAAGGCGCGAGCCCAGGAGCTGGTCGCCGGCGCACCGGCCCACAAGACCTCCTGAACCACCGCGGCACCGGGCGGCTGCCGGCTGGGCCTCGCGCTCCGGCGGGGGCCGCCCCGGGTCCGGTGTGACGAACACGGCGAGGCACCGGAACTCCTCTCGCTGGTCCACCGGTTGCGAGTACGGGCGCCAGGCGAGCGGGTAGGTGCCGCGCAGGACCCGGGTGTTGTCCGGGTAGGCACCGCCGGCCCACCGCAGGGGGCCGCTGACCTCACGGCCCGGGCCCGCAGCCGCTCCAGGACTGCGTCCAGCGCGGTGCTCCCCCGCGATCAGCTCCGGGGCGGCGGGGCGTGTCGGGGGTGTCGACGTGGCCATCGCGCCATTCAAGCCCGCGCGGTCTACCCGCGTCAGCCGATCGCCGGCGGGGGTTCGGGCCACGCGTGGCCGGCCGGAGCGCGCGACCGCCGAGCGGTTCGTCGAGTACGCGGGGCTGCTGGCCGGGGCCCTCGGGGACCGGGTGGAGCGCTGGACCACGCTCAACGAGCCCTGGTGCAGCGCGTTCCTCGGCTACGCGTCAGGTGTCCACACACCCGGCCGGACCGACCCGGTCGCCGCCCTGCGCGCGACCCACCACCTCGACCTCGCTCACGGTCCCGCCGTCCAGGCCCTGCGGGCCGCACCGCCCGGGGCGGCCGGCTCGCGGTCTCCCTCGACCTCCACGAGGTCCGCCCGCTGAGCCCGTCGCCCGAGGGCGCAGACGCGGCCCGGCGCATCGACGCCGTGGGCAACCGGATCCGGCTGGGCCCGATGCTGGACGGCGCCTACCCCGCGGACCTGTTCGCGGACACCGCGCACCCGACCGACGGGGCCTTCGTCCGGGACGACGGCCACGGCTGACCCGGACCGCCGCCCGCTGTCCGGGGCTGCCGCTCGTCGTCGGCGAGAACGGAGCGGCCTACGAGGACGAGGTCGGCCCGGACGGTACCGCCCACGACCCGGAGCGCGCCGCCTACGTCCACGCACAACTCGGCGCCGTACACCGGGCGATCGCCGACGGGGTGGACGTACCCGGCTACTTCCACTGATCCCTGCTCGACAACTTCGAGCGGTCGTACGGGTGGGACAGATAGATCGTCAGCAGGCTTCGCCGACAAGTCCTCCGACTCAACACCCTGGACATGACGCCCGGTCGCCCGTACCCGGCCTTGCACTGAACTCCATGGGAACGTAGCCGACTTGGCGCGCCCGGAGCCCCGCACGATCGCCGACCGGAGGCGGGCCGGGAGCTGGAGAGCCTGCTCCCGCGGCCGTCGGCGCCGCCGGGTACCGTTTCGGCATGGACGTTTCCGTAACGAGTTCGACCTCCGGCAACCTGCCGCCGGCGGAAGTGATCAAGGACACCGCGCGTGCGCGGCTGGTGGAGCTGGGCGGCGGCGGGCTGTCCCTGGAGGCCGTGGCGCGCGACAGCGGCCTGTCCCGCACCGAAGTCGAAGCCGTCTTCCCACACCGGGACGAACTGCTGACCGCTCTGGTCATCGACGCCTACAACGCGTCCGGGGAGGCGATGGAGCGGGCCGACGAGGTCGCCGCCGGCTCGGGCGCATCGGCGGGTGCCCGGCTCCTCGCGGTCACCCGCGCGCTGCGGCAGTGGTCCTTCGGCAACACCGCGGAGTTCACGCTGATCTACGGTTCACCCGTCCCCGGCTACCACGCCCCGCAGGACACCGTCCTGCCCGCCTCGCGCACGCCCGGGGTCCTCGCCGGCATCATCCGCGCGGCGCTGGAGGGCGGCGAACTCGCCCCGCCCCGGCGGGCGGTGCCCGGTCCTCCGCTGCTGCTGCCCGCGGCCGTGGAGGCCTTCGGCGGCGTGCCCGGGGAGCCGTTCCCGGACCTCATCGAGCGCGGCATCGTCCTGTGGAGCGGCCTGATCGGGCTCCTGGTGTTCCAGGTGTTCAGCCGTACCCACGACAGCGTCAGGGACGAGGCCGCGTTCTTCGACTACGCCGTCGCGGTGGCGGCCGAGAGCATCGGACTCACGGTCCCCACGGACGGGAACACCGGCTGAGCCCTTCGTCCGCGGCGCTCAAGCCGGTGATCCCGGGGCCCGTTGCGGCACGGCGCGCCCGTGCGGGTTACCGTGTCCCTCCATTCGAGGGGGACACAACGATGTCGCACAACACGGGGTGGGGACAGTACCCGCACCCGGAACGGCCCGGACCGCAGTGGGGCGGCGGCTGGATGCCGCCGCCCGCGCCGCAGCCGGGCGTCATACCGCTCAAGCCGCTCGGCCCGGGCGAGGTGGTCGGCGGGGCCTTCGCGACCTTCCGCAAGTACTGGAAGCCCCTGATCGGCATCATGCTCCTGGTGCAGGGCATCGCGATCGTGCTCGTGGCCGTCGTGGCCGGCATCACCGTCCTGGCGGCATCCAGCCGGTTCTCGGCCGTCTTCGACCTCCGGTCCGGGGAAAGCCCACGCAGCGCGGACGTGGTCGCCCTGCTGCTGGCCCTCCTGCCGGCCGGGGTGGTCCTGTTCGTCGCGATGACCGTGGGCATGGCGCTGGTCGCCGCCCTGTGCCCCGCGGTCGTGCAGGAGGCCGTGCTCGGCCGCCCCGCGACCTTCGGCGCCCTGTTGCGCCGCTCCTGGTCCCGGCTGCCGTCGGTGCTCGGCGCCCTGCTCCTGACCGGGCTGATGGCGGGCGGGCCGCTCCTCCTGCTCTACGCGATCGGCATCCCGCTGCTCATCGCCGCCTCGGACAGCTCCGGTCCGGCGCCGGGTGGCATTGCCCTGCTCTTCCTGGGCGTCCTGGTCTGCGTGCCCGTATCGGTCTGGCTCGCCATCCGGTTCAGCCTCGCTCCCGCCGCCGCGGTGATCGAAGGGCTCGGCCCGGTCGCGGCGCTGCGGCGCTCGTCCCGACTGATCAGGGACGGCTGGTGGCGCGTGTTCGGCATCACGATGCTCGCGTACCTCGTGGCGAGTGCCGTGGGCTACGTGATCCAGCTGCCGTTCGGCTTCGTCGGCATGTTCGCGCTCTTCCCGAGTCTGCCCGCGACGGGCGACACCACCCCGGACATCGGGGCGATGGTCTTCGGATTCGCGGTGTACACGGGCTCCCTGCTGCTCGGCGGCACGATCGGCTCGCTGTTCCAGTTCACCTATCCGCAGCTGGCCCTCACCCTGCTCTACGTGGACCAGCGGATCCGCAAGGAGGACCTCGCGGCGAGCCTCGTCGCGGCCGCGTACCCCGCCGCGACCGACTCTCCCGAGGCGCCGCCGGAACCCGGCAAGGGCTGACACCGCGCCCTGCCCGACGAGCCGGGGCCGGTCGGTGTACCGGTCCCGCACCCGGCCCGGGATCCCTGGGCCCGCCCCTGGATCCCGGGGGCTCGACCCGGACCCGGGGTGAGCCCCCGGGTTCTCGCCTCGTGCCTACACTGTTCGAATGATCTTCATCGTGGTCAAATTCCCCGTCCGGCCCGAGTACGTCGACCAGTGGCCCGAGAGGGTCGCGGAGTTCACCCGGGCCACCCGCGCCGAAGCCGGCAACCTGTGGTTCGAGTGGTCCCGCAGCCTGGAGGAGCCCGACACCTACGTCCTGGTCGAGGCGTTCCAGGACGACGCGGCGGAGGCCCACGTCACCTCCGACCACTTCCGCGCCGCCCTGGAGACCATGCGCCCCCTGGTCACCCGTACGCCCGAGATCGTGAGCACCACCATCGAGGGCGCTACCGGCTGGAGCCGGATGGGCGAGCTGCAGGTCGACTGACCGTCGCCCCCTGGCTGCCCGGTCCCGCTCGCCGGGCAGCCCGGACGGCCCGCGCGGACCGGGCCGCGATCCCCGTCCGAGCCGTCCTGGTGGCGGTGGTGCGCAACACGTTCAACAACATCCGTCCCCGTACACCGTTGCCCCCGGCCCGCCGACCCGGTTGATACACCGGACGAAGGCTGCCGCGTCCTGCCGCGTCCCGCCGACTGCCTGATCCCGGACGTCAGCAGGGCGCCTGGACAGCCGTACCGGGTTCAGCCTTTGGGGCGATACCCCGATGGCCCAGCGGCCGTAACGTTTCTTCCTACACACCCCCTGAGCTGCGGGGATGACACCGATCCGGGCGCTCAGCACATCCGTTCTGCCCCGCCTCCGCGCCCGCCGTGATCTTGACGCCCCCTACAGTCGTGCCGCTCCCCCGAGATCCCTCCTGAGAGACGGCGTGACTTCCCCCTTGCCTTGCACAGAAGACCAGTTGACACCCCCGGCCACCCGGCCCGCGCCGCCCGCCGCGGTACTGGAGGGCATCGCCGGGTACGTCCCGGCCTGCGCGGTCCCCAACTCCGCACTGCCCTCGGCGTGGGGCGTCGACGACGCCTGGGTGCACCGCCGTACCGGGATCCGGGAGCGGCGCCGGGCCGCGCCCGGGGTCTCCACAGGTGAGCTCGCCCTGGAAGCCGGACGCCGGGCCCTGGCCGTGGCGGGTGGCGCACCCGTGGACACCGTGCTCGTGGCGACCTCCACTCCGGACCGGCCGATGCCCGCCATGGCTCCGCAACTGGCCACCCGGCTCGGACTCGGCGGCGCCGCGGCCTGGGACGTGAGCGCCGCCTGCAGCGGGTTCCTGTACGGACTGGCCACGGCCGCCGGTGCGCTGCTGTCCGGCTGCGCGGACCGGGTCCTGCTCGTGGCGGCCGACGTGTACTCCACCCTCCTGGACCCCGCGGACCGCTCGGCAGGAATCGTCTTCGGAGACGGCGCCGGAGCGGTGGTGCTGCGCCGGGGCAGCCTCGGGGAGCCCGGGTCCGTCCTGGCCTTCGACCTCGGCAGTGACGGCTCGGGCGACGAGCTGATCGAGGTGCGCGGCGGAGGTGCCCGGGAGCGTTCGGCTCCCGAGGCCTACGGCCCGGCCGACCGGCACTTCCGCATGCGGGGCCACGAGGTGTTCCAGCACGCCGTGACCCGGATGACCCAGTCCTCGCAGACCGTGCTGAAGCACGCGGGCTGGTCGCCCGAGGACGTGGACCGCTTCTGCGCCCACCAGGCCAACGCCCGCATCGTGAGCGCCGTCGCGGAGCGCGTGCCGGTACCCGGGCCCCGCCGGGTGACCAATATCGACCGGGTCGGCAACACCGGCGCGGCGTCCATCCCGATCGCTCTGGCCGATGCCGCTTCGCGCGGTGAACTCCACGCCGGGGAACGGGTCTTGCTGACCACCTTCGGCGCCGGGCTCACCTGGGGTTCGGCGGCCTTGCTCTGGCCGCGGCTCGACCGGGCGGTACCCGGCATCGACCCGGCACCCTGAGGCCCCTCCCCCGGCCTCCTCCCCCTACCCCTGCCCCGCCCCTTCCCCCCTTCCCCCATCCCCACCCGTCCCGGAAGGACGTACCGCCATGCCCCCTGTCCAGACCGTCGTCACCACCGTGCTCACCGAGAAGTTCGAGGTCGCCCCCGAGAGCGTCCTGCCCGGCGCCACCCTCGAAAGCCTCGACCTCGACTCCCTCGCCCTCGCCGAGCTCGCCCTCGCCCTCCAGGAGGAGCTCGGCGTCAAGGTCGAGGAGCACGAGGCCGCCAAGCGCACCACCATCGCCGAGCTCGTGGCGGTGCTGCACTCCAAGCGGACCGCACAGGACGCCCGGTGACGGCTGGTCAGCACCGCGGCGCCGTCACCGTCACCGGCCTGGGGATGATCACCCCGGCCGGCGTCGGCCGCGAGGCCACCTGGGCGGGCGTACGGCAGGGCCGCTCCATGGCGGCCACCGATCCCGAACTGAAGGACTGCCCGGTCGACTTCTCGTGCCGGATCCCCGCCATGGACCCCGGACAGGGACGCATCGGCGGCGGCAAGGCCTGGCGCATGGGTCGCTTCACCCAGCTCGCGGTCCTGGCCGCCCGGGAGGCGGTGGCCGACGCGGGTCTCGACCCGACCACCTGGGACGGCGCGCGCGTCGCCGTGGTGATCGGATCGGGACTGGCCGGGGCCGCCCATCTGGAGACCCAGACCCTCCGCCACCACCAGGGCGGACCCGATCTGGTATCACCCTCCCTCGTCCCCATGCTGATCTCCAACATGGCCGCCGGCGAGGTGTCCGCCGACCTCGGCGCCCACGGCCCCTCCCTGGCCACCGAGACCGCCTGCGCCTCCGGGGCCACCGCCCTGGCCGTGGCCCGCGACCTGCTGCTCTCCGGAGCCTGTGACATCGCGGTGGCGGGCGGCGCGGAGGCCGCCGTGACCCCCGTGGTCACCACCGGCTTCGCCCGGATGGGGGCGCTGTCCGGCCGGGTGGACCAACCCGGCCTGGCCTCGCGGCCGTTCGCCGCGGACCGCGACGGCTTCGTCATCGCCGAGGGAGCGGCCGTACTCGTACTGGAGCGGACCGCGGACGCGGCGGCCCGGGGGCGGCGCGGCTACGCGCACCTCGCCGGAGCCGGCCTCACCTCGGACGCGCACCACCCGACGGCGCCGTCCCCCGGCGGGGAGCATGCCGAAGCGGCGCTCCGTACGGCGCTCGCGCAGGCCGGGCTGGCCCCCGCGGACGTCGACCACGTCAACGCCCACGGCACCTCCACACCGCTCAACGACCACACCGAGGCCGAACTCATCGCCCGCGTACTGCCGCACGGGCCCAGTGTGACCGCCGCCAAGGGGGTGCTCGGCCACACCCTCGGCGCGGCAGGGGCCGTGGAGGCCGCGCTCACCGCGCTGACGATTCGGGACTCCCGCGTCGCGCCGATCGCCAACCTTGCGGCGGACGGCTGCTGTTACCCGATCGACGCCGTCACCGGCGCTGTGCGTGAGCAGCGGGTCACCGCCGCCGTCAGCCACTCGTTCGGCTTCGGCGGGCACAACGTGGTGCTCGTCCTGACCGCGCCCTGACCACCGCCCCCCACACCAGCAGAAGGCTTCGTACCCTTGGCCCTTCACAGTGCCGTCGTCCACGCCACCGTCCACGTACCGGAGGAGCGCCAGAGCGTCGCCGCGGTCGAGGACCGCTTCCGGGCGGGCAGTCCCGGCATCCCGATGTCCCGGGGCGTACTCCAGCACATGTACGGGCTGGCCCATCGCACGGTGGCCCCGCCCGAGGAACAGCCCTCCGACCTGGCGGTGCACGCGGCCCGGAGCCTGCTGGAGGAGAGCGGGACCCGCACGGGGGAGGTGGACCTGCTGCTGTACGCCGGCATCCTCGCCGATATGGAGGAGCCTGCGACCGCTCATGTGGTGGCGGCCAAACTCGGTCTGGAATGCCCGGTGTTCGACCTGAAGAACGCCTGCAACGGGGTGCTCAACGCGCTGGAGGTGGCCGATGCCTTCGTCCGCACCGGGCAGTACCGGCGGGTGCTGATCACCAGTGCCGAGGTCAGCACCCGCGAGAGCCGGTGGAACGTCACGGATCCGGACGAGGTACTGAGTGCCCTGCCGAGCCTGAGCACCGGGGACATGGGCTCGGCCGTGCTGGTCGCCGCGAGCGGGAGGCCTGGGATCCTCGGTAGCCGGTTCTTCGCCAACTCCTGGGGCTGGCAGGCCGCGACGCTGCCCAACCCGTACGCGAACCACCGTCGGATGGGACAGCTGGAGATCGACTCGGCGCAACTCGTGGCCTCCTTCGACGGAATGCCGGCGAAGGTGCGCGCGGCGGTGCGCGAGATGGGGGTGAGCGTCGAGGACTTCGACCTCGTCTGCGTGCACCAGCCCTCGGTGCCCTTCACCCGGGTGGCGTGCGGCTGGGTGGGGGTGGACCCGGCGCGGATCCTGTCCACCTTCCCGGCACACGGCAACGTCGCCACGAACACCATCCCGTTGCAACTGGCCACCGCGCTGCGCTCGGACCGGCTCCATCCGGGGGACCTGGTGGGCATGTTCGGGTTCGCGAGCGGCGCGAGCGCCGGTGTCGTCGTCTGCCGGTGGTGACGCGATGACCGCCACCGACCCGCTGGAACCGCGCCCGGTACGCATCCCGCCGCTTCCCCCCGAGCAGTGGACGCCCGCGCTGCGCGAACTGCTCGCCGGATCCGCCAAGGACGGTCCCGGCCGGGTGAACCTCTTCGGCACCCTCGCCCACCACCCGGGGCTCGCGCACGCCTGGCTCACCCTCGCCCGGGTCCTGACCCACGAGGGCACGCTGACGCATCGCCAGCGGGAGCTGGTCGTCCTGCGCACCGCGTACCGGCGCGGCGGCTCCTTCGTGTACGACCGCCACCGAGCGGTCGCAGCCGAGGCCGGCCTGGATCCCCGGGAGGTGGCGGCCACCGCCGTCGCACTCGGGGAACACCCCTGGGACACGGTCGATCTGGCCCTGCTGGAAGCCGCCGACGCGCTCGCGGCCGGTCAGCCTCTGCCCCAGCCGCTGTGGGACCGGCTCGCGGGCGGGCTGCGCCCCGACCAGCTCATCGAGCTCCTGATCCTCGCCGGGCAGTGCGCCACCATGTGCGCCGCGCTCGACGCCCTCCGCACCCCGCCCGACAGCGGCCCGACCCCCTCCGGATGAGACCCGCCACCATGACCCTGACCACTACCGCCGCCGGATCCGCCGCGATCCCCACTCCGGGCCCGCTCCCGCTGCCCGCCGCGTACGGTTCCTGCCCCTACGACCCGCCGCCCGGTTACACGCAGGCCGCCGCCGGGGCTCCGGTCAGCCGCGCCGAGCTCCCGGACGGCTCGCCCTGCTGGCTCGTGACCGGCTACCAGGAGGTGCGGGCAGTCCTCGCCGACGCCCGCTTCAGCGCCGACGCCCGCACCCACGGCTTCCCCTTCCTCTCGGCGGGCCAGCGCCAACTGGCCACCGCGCAGCCGAGTTTCATCCGCATGGACGACCCGGAGCACGCCCGGCTGCGCCGGATGGTCGCCCGGGACTTCCTGACCCGCCGGGTCCAGGAACTGCGTCCGGCCATCGCGGAGGTGGTGGAGAACGCGGTCGACGCGATGACGGCGAACGGCCGTCGGACCGCCGACCTCGTCGCCGACTTCGCACTGCCCGTCCCGTCGCTGGTCATCTGCCTGATGCTGGGGGTCCCGTACGAGGATCACGCGCTGTTCCAGTCGCTCAGCCGGACCATGCTCGACAACACCACCGATCCCGGCGGGGCCGCGGCGGCCCACCGGGAGCTGATGGGGTACCTTGCCGCGCTGGCCGAGCGGAAGTGGGAGGCACCCGGGGACGACATCCTCAGCCGGCTCGCCGTCCGGCCCGACCTGACGGCTCAGGAAACGGCCTCGCTCGGCTTCATGCTCCTGATCACCGGGCACGAGAGCACCACCAACATGGCCGCGCTCAGCGTGCTGGCCCTGCTCCGCCGCCCGGACCAGGCCGCCCTGCTGCGGGCCGACCCGGCGCTGATCCCGGGGGCGGTGGAGGAACTCCTGCGCTACCTGACCATCATCCACCTCGGCCTGGGCCGCGCGGCCACCGCGGACGTCACGCTCGGCGGAGCCGAGATCCGGGCCGGCGACGGGGTGATCTGCATGCTGTCCACCGCCAACCGCCAGCCGGAACTCTTCGGGCCGCAGGCACCCGAAGCGCCCGCGTCCTGCCCCGCCGAACTGGACGTGACGCGGGACGCGCGCCGGCACGTGGCCTTCGGGCACGGGGTGCACCAGTGCCTGGGCCACACGCTGGCGCGCGTCGAGCTCCAGATCGTGCTGGAGACCGTACTGCGCAGACTGCCGGACCTGCGCCTGGCCCTGCCCGAGGAGCGGCTGGTGTTCCAGCGGGACACGATCGTCTACGGCCTGCGGGAACTGCCCGTCACCTGGTGACGGGGGTCCGTCCCATCCGGTCCGCGTGCCCGTTCCAACGCGGCCCGGACCTCCGCGCCCCGAACGCGCTCGCCCGGCGCGCCACACCCTGACGCCGCCGTCCGGCTCGCCGACGGCGCCGGCCGCCCGACCTTCCGTCGTGCCTCGCCCACGCCCGTGCCGAGTTCGAGGATGCGGCCACCGGGACGGGTGGCGGGATCATGCGCGGCAGCGCACAACGCTTTTGTTCACCGCGGCCGTTGGGCCCGGTCCGTTACCGCCCGGCGGGGGCGCGGGCAGGGCGCGCCCGCGGGCAGCTGCGCCGCCCCTGTCCCCTACGGCTGTGCGCCGAGGGTCTCGATGATCTCGTCGGTGGTGGTGACCTTGCCGATGCGGGGGAAGATCTTGCCGAAGCTGTGGGCGTGGGACTCCGGGTCGGTGTCGGCGGTGGCGTCCTCGGCGAAGACCAGCTGGTAGCTGTTCTCCCAGGCGGTACGGGCGGTGGACTCCACGCCGACGCTGGTGGAGATGCCGGCAAGGACGATGCGGTGGATGCCGCGCCGGCGGAGCTGGAGGTCGAGCTCGGTGCCGGTGAAGGCTCCCCAGTGCCGCTTGGTGACGGTGACGTCGGCGAGGGCGGCGAGTTCGGCGGGGATCTCGGAGAACGCCGCGGGCGGGGCCGCGGCCGGGCCGGGCCTGTCGACTTCGGTGGTCGGCAGGTCCCCGCCGTCCGGCGACCAGGCGACCTTGACCAGGACCACGGGCAGCTTCCTGGCGCGGAAGGCCTCGGCGAGGGCGATGCCCCGCTTGAGCACGTCACCGGAGGGGCGGGTGGTGGGCAGGGCCAGGATGCCGCTCTGCAGGTCGATGAGGACCAGGGCGGTGTCGTTGCCGAGGGTCAGGCCGGTCATGGGTGTCTCTTCCTCTGCTCGGTGGGAAGGCGGGACGGCGGGACGTCAGGATTCCGCGAGTCGCCGCAGCAGCGGGACGGCCTGCGCCACCACCCGCTGTTCGGCGGGCGTGAGCCGGTCGGCGATCAGGTCGGCGAGGCGTCCGTGACCCGCCTCCTTGCGTTCGCGCACGAAGCGGCGCCCCCGCTCCGTCAGGGCGATCACCTTGCGGCGGCCGTCGGTGGGGTGCGCGGTGCGCTCCACGTAGCCGGCGGTCAGCAGGCCGCTCACCGTGGCGTTCAGCGACTGGGGGCGGATCATCTCGGCCTGGGCCAGCTCCGTCACCGTGGTGGGGCCGTCACGGTCGAGGCGTTTGAGTACCGAGGTCCGCGAAAGACTCACGCCACTTCCCGCGGAGGCCATCCGAATGTGCCGCACCAGCAGGCCGATCGCCAACTGGAGCTCCTCGGCGACGCCCTGAGGCTCCTGTCCCGCGTCCATGACTCGACGATAGGGGACATACAGGTTGACTGACAAGTTAGCCTTAGCATTCTTCCTCAGGGTCGTTCCGCCCCGCCGCCCCCGTGCGCCAAGGCGGGGCCCGTCTCGGCGGGTTCGGGCAGCCAGTCGCGGGACGGGTCCTACTCCAACCAGCTGCAGGACGCCCTCCCCCAGCCGCACGGAACGCAGTGCGGCCGCCACGGACGGCAGTTCGCGGCCGTGCCCCAGTTCCTCGCGGACTGCCTCCGACCCTCGGGAGCGG carries:
- a CDS encoding helix-turn-helix transcriptional regulator, yielding MTETPRGVDAQRVHHALAVPSRRRLMTLLREADGLLGVDDMAAATGLSVATVRHHLAALAEAGLVAATASAGQGRGRPRLRYAPTRADPAQRPAESPFRELAEALAEAVGGGPGASREAGRGWGRRLAGHGPAAEQVFAVAARMGFAPRDEPGPGPGTRRVLLHDCPYRELARSRPEVVCAVHQGVLDGLLESSGTTARLLPFVGPDLCAAELRAD
- a CDS encoding DJ-1/PfpI family protein — its product is MRIVFPLFPGYTALDAIGPYEVLRFLPGVEVLFAAERPGPVPADSGALRITADAALGDIGSCDIVVVPGGPGSRALAVPSSPYVRWLRAVHPTTRWTASVCTGALLLGAAGILDGLRATTHWNSIDRLASFGATPTGQRVVFQGKVVTAAGVSSGIDMALELAARLEDRTTAEAVQLLIEYDPRPPFDSGATGKATSAVKARAQELVAGAPAHKTS
- a CDS encoding TetR/AcrR family transcriptional regulator, yielding MDVSVTSSTSGNLPPAEVIKDTARARLVELGGGGLSLEAVARDSGLSRTEVEAVFPHRDELLTALVIDAYNASGEAMERADEVAAGSGASAGARLLAVTRALRQWSFGNTAEFTLIYGSPVPGYHAPQDTVLPASRTPGVLAGIIRAALEGGELAPPRRAVPGPPLLLPAAVEAFGGVPGEPFPDLIERGIVLWSGLIGLLVFQVFSRTHDSVRDEAAFFDYAVAVAAESIGLTVPTDGNTG
- a CDS encoding putative quinol monooxygenase, with protein sequence MIFIVVKFPVRPEYVDQWPERVAEFTRATRAEAGNLWFEWSRSLEEPDTYVLVEAFQDDAAEAHVTSDHFRAALETMRPLVTRTPEIVSTTIEGATGWSRMGELQVD
- a CDS encoding beta-ketoacyl-ACP synthase 3 produces the protein MTPPATRPAPPAAVLEGIAGYVPACAVPNSALPSAWGVDDAWVHRRTGIRERRRAAPGVSTGELALEAGRRALAVAGGAPVDTVLVATSTPDRPMPAMAPQLATRLGLGGAAAWDVSAACSGFLYGLATAAGALLSGCADRVLLVAADVYSTLLDPADRSAGIVFGDGAGAVVLRRGSLGEPGSVLAFDLGSDGSGDELIEVRGGGARERSAPEAYGPADRHFRMRGHEVFQHAVTRMTQSSQTVLKHAGWSPEDVDRFCAHQANARIVSAVAERVPVPGPRRVTNIDRVGNTGAASIPIALADAASRGELHAGERVLLTTFGAGLTWGSAALLWPRLDRAVPGIDPAP
- a CDS encoding phosphopantetheine-binding protein, which translates into the protein MPPVQTVVTTVLTEKFEVAPESVLPGATLESLDLDSLALAELALALQEELGVKVEEHEAAKRTTIAELVAVLHSKRTAQDAR
- a CDS encoding beta-ketoacyl-[acyl-carrier-protein] synthase family protein, with protein sequence MTAGQHRGAVTVTGLGMITPAGVGREATWAGVRQGRSMAATDPELKDCPVDFSCRIPAMDPGQGRIGGGKAWRMGRFTQLAVLAAREAVADAGLDPTTWDGARVAVVIGSGLAGAAHLETQTLRHHQGGPDLVSPSLVPMLISNMAAGEVSADLGAHGPSLATETACASGATALAVARDLLLSGACDIAVAGGAEAAVTPVVTTGFARMGALSGRVDQPGLASRPFAADRDGFVIAEGAAVLVLERTADAAARGRRGYAHLAGAGLTSDAHHPTAPSPGGEHAEAALRTALAQAGLAPADVDHVNAHGTSTPLNDHTEAELIARVLPHGPSVTAAKGVLGHTLGAAGAVEAALTALTIRDSRVAPIANLAADGCCYPIDAVTGAVREQRVTAAVSHSFGFGGHNVVLVLTAP
- a CDS encoding 3-oxoacyl-ACP synthase III family protein, whose amino-acid sequence is MALHSAVVHATVHVPEERQSVAAVEDRFRAGSPGIPMSRGVLQHMYGLAHRTVAPPEEQPSDLAVHAARSLLEESGTRTGEVDLLLYAGILADMEEPATAHVVAAKLGLECPVFDLKNACNGVLNALEVADAFVRTGQYRRVLITSAEVSTRESRWNVTDPDEVLSALPSLSTGDMGSAVLVAASGRPGILGSRFFANSWGWQAATLPNPYANHRRMGQLEIDSAQLVASFDGMPAKVRAAVREMGVSVEDFDLVCVHQPSVPFTRVACGWVGVDPARILSTFPAHGNVATNTIPLQLATALRSDRLHPGDLVGMFGFASGASAGVVVCRW
- a CDS encoding carboxymuconolactone decarboxylase family protein; this encodes MTATDPLEPRPVRIPPLPPEQWTPALRELLAGSAKDGPGRVNLFGTLAHHPGLAHAWLTLARVLTHEGTLTHRQRELVVLRTAYRRGGSFVYDRHRAVAAEAGLDPREVAATAVALGEHPWDTVDLALLEAADALAAGQPLPQPLWDRLAGGLRPDQLIELLILAGQCATMCAALDALRTPPDSGPTPSG
- a CDS encoding cytochrome P450, which produces MTLTTTAAGSAAIPTPGPLPLPAAYGSCPYDPPPGYTQAAAGAPVSRAELPDGSPCWLVTGYQEVRAVLADARFSADARTHGFPFLSAGQRQLATAQPSFIRMDDPEHARLRRMVARDFLTRRVQELRPAIAEVVENAVDAMTANGRRTADLVADFALPVPSLVICLMLGVPYEDHALFQSLSRTMLDNTTDPGGAAAAHRELMGYLAALAERKWEAPGDDILSRLAVRPDLTAQETASLGFMLLITGHESTTNMAALSVLALLRRPDQAALLRADPALIPGAVEELLRYLTIIHLGLGRAATADVTLGGAEIRAGDGVICMLSTANRQPELFGPQAPEAPASCPAELDVTRDARRHVAFGHGVHQCLGHTLARVELQIVLETVLRRLPDLRLALPEERLVFQRDTIVYGLRELPVTW
- a CDS encoding hydrolase, giving the protein MTGLTLGNDTALVLIDLQSGILALPTTRPSGDVLKRGIALAEAFRARKLPVVLVKVAWSPDGGDLPTTEVDRPGPAAAPPAAFSEIPAELAALADVTVTKRHWGAFTGTELDLQLRRRGIHRIVLAGISTSVGVESTARTAWENSYQLVFAEDATADTDPESHAHSFGKIFPRIGKVTTTDEIIETLGAQP